In one Pyxidicoccus xibeiensis genomic region, the following are encoded:
- a CDS encoding PAS domain-containing protein — MALSPAPSVSTRSVPPSQASADELLRQVEDLDTADLDTLPFGMIQLDRDGRILKFNQTEARMARISRDRQLGRSFFDQVAPCTKVREFYGRFQEGLAKRNLYETFGFVFKFDHGWRNVAITMMYSDKTDSVWVLVSQQSVTPPPAAK, encoded by the coding sequence GTGGCCCTGTCCCCCGCGCCGTCGGTTTCTACGCGTTCCGTGCCTCCGTCCCAGGCGTCGGCGGATGAGCTGCTCCGCCAGGTAGAGGACCTGGACACCGCGGACCTGGACACGCTGCCGTTCGGGATGATCCAACTGGACCGCGACGGCCGCATCCTCAAGTTCAACCAGACGGAGGCCCGGATGGCGCGCATCAGCCGGGACCGGCAGCTGGGCCGGAGCTTCTTCGACCAGGTGGCCCCGTGCACCAAGGTGCGCGAGTTCTACGGCCGCTTCCAGGAAGGGCTGGCGAAGCGCAACCTGTACGAGACGTTCGGCTTCGTCTTCAAGTTCGACCATGGCTGGCGCAACGTGGCCATCACCATGATGTACAGCGACAAGACGGACAGCGTCTGGGTGCTGGTGTCCCAGCAGTCGGTGACGCCGCCGCCCGCCGCGAAGTGA